In Agrobacterium tumefaciens, a single genomic region encodes these proteins:
- a CDS encoding LysR family transcriptional regulator, translating into MTKSRNVSWDFYRTFLSVLRDGSLSAAARELGITQPTAGRHIGALEEAVGFPLFIRSPHGLMPTEAALALRPYAENLSATAAALMRAASGEVGKIEGTVRISASDIIGVEMLPPIVAAMQEVHPRLEIELSLSDTLEDLLRREADIAIRMTEPQQDAIVMRYIGNFRLGFHATRDYLAKAGIPESMEKLDQHRMVGFDRKTPFIRAAIQRMRSLDPDIPDIEDISFEIRADSNLAQLAMIRASAGIGVCQIGLARKDPRLVQVLPDIDIPLHTWVAMHENLKTSPRCRAVFSALVEGLKAHLKETDPNAPPKRR; encoded by the coding sequence ATGACCAAGAGCCGGAACGTCAGCTGGGATTTTTACCGCACCTTCCTCAGCGTGCTGCGTGACGGCTCGCTTTCCGCCGCCGCGCGCGAGCTTGGCATTACCCAGCCGACGGCGGGGCGGCACATTGGTGCGCTGGAAGAGGCCGTCGGTTTTCCGCTGTTCATCCGCTCACCGCACGGGCTGATGCCGACGGAGGCCGCTCTGGCGCTCCGCCCTTATGCGGAAAATCTGTCGGCGACGGCTGCGGCCCTCATGCGCGCAGCTTCCGGCGAGGTCGGCAAGATCGAAGGCACCGTGCGCATCAGCGCATCGGATATTATCGGCGTGGAAATGCTGCCGCCGATCGTGGCCGCCATGCAGGAGGTTCACCCCCGGCTTGAAATCGAGCTTTCGCTGTCCGATACGCTGGAAGACCTGCTGCGGCGTGAGGCCGATATCGCCATCCGCATGACCGAACCGCAGCAGGATGCGATCGTCATGCGCTATATCGGCAATTTCCGTCTGGGATTTCATGCGACACGCGACTATCTGGCAAAAGCCGGCATTCCGGAGAGCATGGAAAAGCTGGACCAGCACCGGATGGTTGGTTTCGACCGCAAGACGCCCTTCATCAGGGCAGCTATCCAGCGGATGCGTTCGCTCGATCCTGATATCCCCGATATTGAAGATATTTCCTTCGAAATCCGCGCCGACAGCAACCTCGCCCAGCTTGCCATGATCCGCGCCAGCGCGGGCATCGGCGTCTGCCAGATCGGCCTGGCGCGCAAGGACCCCCGGCTGGTTCAGGTTCTGCCTGATATCGATATTCCGCTGCACACCTGGGTGGCGATGCACGAAAACCTCAAAACCTCACCGCGGTGCCGCGCCGTTTTCAGCGCTCTGGTCGAGGGCTTGAAAGCCCATCTCAAGGAGACCGATCCGAACGCCCCGCCGAAACGGCGTTAG
- a CDS encoding alkene reductase: protein MTSLFEPAQAGDIALANRIVMAPLTRNRSPGAIPNNLNATYYEQRATAGLIVTEGTPISQQGQGYADVPGLYKQEAIAGWKQVTDGVHSAGGKIVAQIWHVGRISHTSLQPHGGQPVAPSAIPAKSKTYIINDDGTGAFAETSEPRALTIDDIGLILEDYRSGARAALEAGFDGVEIHAANGYLIEQFLKSSTNQRTDDYGGSIENRARFLLEVVDAVAEEIGAGRTGIRLSPVTPANDIFEADPQPLYNYVVEQLGKRNLAFIHVVEGATGGPRDFKQGDKPFDYAAFKGAYRNAGGNGLWIANNGYDRQSAIEAVESGKVDAVAFGKAFIANPDLVRRFKDNAPLNEPNQPTFYGGGAEGYTDYPALA from the coding sequence ATGACCAGTCTTTTCGAACCGGCACAGGCCGGCGATATCGCACTCGCCAACCGTATCGTCATGGCTCCCCTCACCCGCAACCGTTCGCCGGGGGCAATTCCCAACAATCTCAACGCCACCTATTACGAGCAACGCGCCACAGCCGGACTGATCGTCACCGAAGGCACGCCGATCTCCCAGCAGGGTCAGGGTTACGCTGACGTTCCGGGCCTCTACAAGCAGGAAGCGATCGCGGGCTGGAAACAGGTCACCGATGGCGTGCATTCCGCCGGCGGCAAGATCGTTGCGCAGATCTGGCATGTGGGCCGCATTTCCCACACCTCGCTGCAGCCGCATGGCGGCCAGCCGGTCGCGCCATCAGCCATTCCCGCCAAATCGAAGACCTATATCATCAATGATGACGGTACCGGCGCCTTTGCCGAGACCTCAGAGCCGCGCGCGCTCACCATCGACGATATCGGCCTCATCCTCGAGGATTATCGCAGCGGCGCACGCGCAGCCCTGGAAGCTGGGTTCGACGGTGTCGAAATCCATGCCGCCAATGGTTACCTGATCGAGCAGTTCCTGAAATCCAGCACCAACCAGCGCACCGATGATTACGGCGGCTCGATCGAAAACCGCGCCCGCTTCCTGCTGGAAGTTGTCGATGCGGTTGCGGAAGAGATCGGCGCCGGCCGTACCGGCATTCGCCTATCCCCCGTCACTCCGGCCAACGATATTTTCGAAGCCGACCCGCAGCCGCTTTATAATTACGTGGTGGAACAGCTCGGCAAGCGCAATCTCGCCTTCATCCATGTGGTCGAGGGCGCAACGGGTGGCCCGCGCGATTTCAAACAGGGCGACAAGCCCTTCGATTACGCAGCCTTCAAGGGCGCCTATCGCAATGCCGGCGGCAACGGCCTGTGGATTGCCAATAATGGATACGACCGCCAGAGCGCCATCGAAGCCGTGGAAAGCGGCAAGGTCGATGCCGTCGCCTTCGGCAAAGCCTTCATCGCCAATCCGGATCTGGTGCGCCGCTTCAAGGACAACGCGCCCTTGAACGAACCGAACCAGCCGACCTTCTATGGCGGCGGAGCCGAAGGTTACACCGACTATCCGGCGCTCGCCTGA
- a CDS encoding ArsR/SmtB family transcription factor, whose amino-acid sequence MNPEEVLKALSHPARLKFLEWLKKPESHFCQEHPLSMGVCANQFQISGLSQSTVSSHLAVLQAAGLIRSKKVGQWVFFERNEETIDAFRNYLQVNL is encoded by the coding sequence ATGAACCCGGAGGAAGTCCTCAAGGCCCTTTCACACCCGGCAAGGCTGAAATTTTTGGAATGGCTGAAAAAACCTGAAAGTCATTTCTGCCAGGAACATCCGCTCAGCATGGGCGTGTGCGCCAACCAGTTTCAGATCAGCGGCCTGTCGCAATCCACCGTCTCGTCGCATCTGGCGGTGTTGCAGGCGGCCGGCCTCATCAGGTCGAAAAAAGTCGGGCAATGGGTATTTTTCGAACGCAACGAAGAAACCATCGATGCCTTCCGCAATTATCTGCAAGTCAATCTCTGA
- a CDS encoding pyridoxal phosphate-dependent aminotransferase codes for MAFLADILSRVKPSATIAVTQKARELKAQGRDVISLGAGEPDFDTPENIKEAAIDAIKRGETKYTPISGIPELRKAIADKFKRENGLDYKPEQTIVGTGGKQILFNAFMATLNPGDEVIIPAPYWVSYPEMVAICGGTPVFVNATLEDNFKLKPEALEKAITPKTKWLVFNSPSNPSGAAYSHDELKALTDVLVKHPHVWVLTDDMYEHLTYGDFKFVTPVEVEPSLYDRTLTMNGVSKAYAMTGWRIGYAAGPLPLIKAMDMIQGQQTSGASSIAQWAAVEALNGTQDFIPANKKIFEGRRDLVVSMLNQAKGISCPAPEGAFYVYPSCAGLIGKTAPSGKVIETDTDFVSELLEAEGVAVVQGSAFGLGPNFRISYATSEALLEEACKRIQRFCADCR; via the coding sequence ATGGCCTTCCTTGCCGACATTCTCTCCCGCGTAAAGCCATCCGCCACCATCGCCGTTACCCAGAAAGCCCGTGAGCTGAAAGCGCAGGGCCGCGATGTGATTAGCCTTGGCGCCGGCGAGCCGGATTTCGATACGCCCGAAAATATCAAGGAAGCGGCTATTGACGCGATCAAACGCGGCGAGACCAAATACACGCCCATTTCCGGTATTCCGGAACTGCGCAAGGCGATCGCCGACAAGTTCAAGCGTGAAAACGGCCTCGACTACAAGCCGGAGCAGACGATCGTCGGCACCGGCGGCAAGCAGATCCTCTTCAACGCCTTCATGGCCACGCTGAACCCTGGTGATGAGGTCATCATTCCAGCACCTTACTGGGTCAGCTATCCGGAAATGGTGGCGATCTGCGGCGGCACGCCGGTTTTCGTCAACGCCACGCTCGAAGACAATTTCAAGCTGAAGCCGGAAGCGCTGGAAAAGGCGATCACGCCGAAGACCAAGTGGCTCGTTTTCAACTCGCCCTCCAACCCGTCGGGTGCGGCCTATTCGCATGACGAACTGAAGGCGCTGACGGACGTGCTGGTCAAGCATCCGCATGTGTGGGTGCTGACGGACGACATGTATGAGCACCTGACCTATGGCGATTTCAAATTCGTCACGCCGGTCGAAGTCGAGCCTTCGCTTTACGACCGCACACTGACGATGAACGGCGTTTCCAAGGCCTATGCCATGACCGGCTGGCGTATCGGTTACGCTGCCGGCCCACTGCCGCTAATCAAGGCCATGGATATGATCCAGGGCCAGCAGACCTCGGGCGCAAGCTCGATTGCACAGTGGGCAGCTGTCGAAGCTCTGAACGGTACGCAGGATTTCATTCCGGCCAACAAGAAGATCTTCGAAGGCCGTCGCGATCTCGTCGTCTCCATGCTCAACCAGGCCAAGGGCATCAGCTGCCCGGCGCCTGAAGGCGCGTTCTACGTGTACCCTTCCTGCGCCGGCCTGATCGGCAAGACCGCGCCTTCGGGCAAGGTCATCGAGACGGATACGGATTTCGTTTCCGAGCTTCTGGAAGCCGAAGGCGTTGCCGTCGTGCAGGGATCGGCCTTTGGTCTTGGCCCGAACTTCCGCATTTCCTACGCCACGTCGGAAGCGCTTCTCGAAGAGGCCTGCAAGCGCATCCAGCGTTTCTGCGCCGATTGCCGCTGA
- a CDS encoding calcium:proton antiporter — MVGSILKQERMLLLAIPAAIAAYMSEHAIFEAGKTAALIAAIVLIGLIVLVSMRVAHHAEILAAKVGDPYGTMILTLSAVAVEVLILAIIMSESSSPTLVRDTIYSAVMIDINGILGLAALLGGLRHGEQPYNDDSGKTYGVMILTAMGISMIVPEFIPQQSWHVYSAFTIVAMIALYALFLKMQVGPHSYFFSYTYPRKAHPAGQASDGHAEEEDEGNVPFSIGLIIAGVVLIGVLAEFMSTFLGESLEGTNAPPALMAVVVATISASPEILTALRSALRNRMQAVVNIAMGASLSTVILTVPVMEGIALYTGQPFIMAMTPVQTVMVFITLIAAAINLNDGETNAIEGMTHFILFATFIMLLFLGL, encoded by the coding sequence ATGGTGGGTTCTATTCTGAAACAGGAGCGCATGCTGCTTCTGGCAATACCGGCGGCAATCGCCGCCTATATGTCGGAACATGCGATATTCGAAGCCGGAAAGACGGCGGCGCTGATTGCCGCAATCGTACTCATCGGGCTCATCGTTCTCGTCTCGATGCGGGTTGCCCATCACGCTGAAATTCTTGCCGCCAAGGTCGGCGATCCCTACGGCACGATGATCCTCACCCTTTCGGCGGTCGCCGTGGAAGTGCTGATCCTCGCCATCATCATGAGCGAATCCAGTTCACCAACACTGGTGCGCGATACGATCTATTCGGCCGTCATGATCGACATCAACGGCATCCTGGGCCTCGCCGCCCTGCTCGGCGGTCTACGCCACGGTGAGCAGCCCTATAATGACGATTCCGGCAAGACCTATGGCGTGATGATCCTCACCGCCATGGGCATTTCTATGATCGTGCCGGAATTCATTCCGCAACAGAGCTGGCACGTCTATTCCGCCTTCACCATCGTCGCGATGATCGCGCTCTATGCGCTCTTCCTCAAGATGCAGGTTGGCCCGCACAGCTATTTCTTCAGCTATACCTATCCCCGCAAGGCCCACCCCGCCGGTCAGGCATCCGACGGCCATGCGGAGGAGGAAGACGAAGGCAACGTGCCGTTCTCCATCGGCCTCATCATTGCCGGCGTGGTGCTGATCGGCGTGCTGGCGGAATTCATGTCCACCTTCCTGGGCGAAAGCCTTGAGGGCACGAATGCGCCGCCCGCGCTGATGGCGGTGGTGGTCGCGACGATCTCGGCCTCGCCGGAAATCCTCACCGCGCTCAGGTCCGCCTTGCGCAACCGCATGCAGGCCGTGGTCAACATCGCCATGGGCGCATCGCTGTCGACGGTGATCCTGACCGTGCCGGTCATGGAGGGCATCGCGCTTTACACCGGCCAGCCCTTCATCATGGCCATGACGCCGGTTCAGACCGTGATGGTCTTCATCACCCTCATCGCCGCCGCCATCAACCTCAATGACGGCGAAACCAATGCGATCGAGGGAATGACGCATTTCATTCTCTTCGCCACCTTCATCATGCTGCTGTTCCTCGGGCTCTGA
- a CDS encoding NAD-dependent epimerase/dehydratase family protein, translating to MIYEKHANTAENNGPLALVLGANGGVGSQVSKMLLQRGWQVRALARQRVAGASDGIERVTGDAMNRQDVMDAAKGATLIVHAVNPPGYRDWDKQVLPMLDNTIAAAEGCGARIVFPGTVYNFGPDAFPLLTEDSPQKPFTRKGALRVEMERRLKMASMRGVPVLIVRAGDFFGPDAKNNWFSQMLVRPGKPVRSVQNPAAPHTGHQWAYLPDVAETIGRLLDRSDELPAFAVYHMEGFWDFDGLQLVAAIERAAGHPVKMRRLFWLAIRLAAPFVPLFREVLEMQYLWQMPIRMSNGKLTDFLGAEPKTPIDVAVSATLASLGCIEKAREPAVLHRPVDAGGRV from the coding sequence ATGATATATGAAAAACATGCAAATACAGCAGAGAATAATGGCCCTCTGGCCTTGGTCCTGGGCGCCAATGGCGGTGTCGGCAGCCAGGTTTCGAAGATGTTGTTGCAACGCGGCTGGCAGGTCCGGGCGCTGGCGCGTCAGCGTGTGGCCGGTGCGTCTGATGGTATCGAGCGCGTGACTGGCGATGCTATGAACCGGCAGGATGTGATGGACGCCGCGAAAGGCGCCACGCTCATCGTCCATGCGGTCAATCCTCCCGGATATCGCGATTGGGACAAGCAGGTGCTGCCGATGCTCGACAACACCATCGCCGCCGCCGAAGGCTGCGGAGCAAGGATCGTGTTTCCGGGAACAGTCTATAACTTCGGGCCGGATGCCTTTCCGCTACTGACGGAGGACAGCCCGCAAAAGCCTTTCACCCGCAAGGGAGCGCTGCGCGTGGAGATGGAGCGGCGGCTGAAAATGGCGTCGATGCGCGGCGTTCCGGTGCTGATCGTCCGCGCCGGGGATTTTTTCGGGCCGGATGCGAAAAACAACTGGTTTTCGCAAATGCTGGTGCGGCCGGGCAAACCGGTGCGCAGCGTCCAGAACCCCGCCGCACCCCATACCGGGCATCAATGGGCCTATCTGCCTGACGTGGCCGAAACGATTGGCCGGCTGTTGGATCGTTCGGACGAACTGCCTGCTTTCGCCGTCTACCACATGGAGGGTTTCTGGGATTTCGACGGGCTGCAATTGGTGGCAGCGATCGAGCGGGCCGCCGGTCATCCGGTCAAGATGCGGCGGCTGTTCTGGCTGGCGATAAGGCTGGCCGCACCCTTCGTTCCCTTGTTCCGCGAAGTGCTGGAAATGCAATATCTCTGGCAGATGCCGATCCGCATGAGTAACGGCAAGCTGACGGATTTTCTCGGCGCGGAGCCAAAAACGCCCATCGATGTTGCGGTATCGGCGACATTGGCAAGCCTTGGCTGCATCGAAAAGGCGCGGGAGCCGGCCGTCCTTCACCGTCCGGTCGATGCCGGGGGGAGGGTGTGA
- a CDS encoding cold-shock protein has protein sequence MAETGTVKFFNTDKGFGFIKPDNGGADIFVHISAVQASGLSGLSENQKVSFDTEPDRRGKGPKAVNLQIAG, from the coding sequence ATGGCCGAAACTGGCACCGTAAAATTCTTCAATACAGACAAAGGCTTCGGCTTCATCAAGCCAGACAATGGTGGCGCTGATATCTTTGTTCACATCTCTGCCGTACAGGCTTCCGGCCTGTCCGGACTTTCAGAAAATCAGAAAGTGAGCTTCGACACGGAACCGGATCGTCGCGGCAAGGGCCCGAAGGCAGTCAATCTGCAGATTGCTGGCTGA
- a CDS encoding DMT family transporter, which translates to MTRVQANMLLLLAAAIWGGGFVAQSSAMASIGPFWFVGLRFAIAAIAVLPFALMETRSLKSPPRRREIGSFILVGLALFGGATTQQVGLLTTTVTNSSFLTGLYVIFVPVIAVVLYRRHPHWVIWPCALMMLGGIFLLSGGAFETLTTGDILSIICAFFWAIQITLAGRFVSESGRPLALSCTQFAVCSLLSCMIGVVFEPISMAAIEASMVEILYVGLVSSGLAFVLQVIAQRYTTAPQAAIFLSSEALFGALLASIFLKETISSAGYVGCLIIFIAILIVELVPELTRKRQKTITEAA; encoded by the coding sequence ATGACGCGTGTTCAGGCCAATATGCTGCTTCTGCTCGCAGCAGCGATCTGGGGAGGCGGCTTCGTCGCCCAATCCTCCGCCATGGCCTCGATCGGCCCGTTCTGGTTCGTCGGCCTGCGTTTCGCCATCGCCGCCATTGCCGTTCTGCCCTTCGCGCTGATGGAAACACGGTCGCTGAAATCGCCGCCGCGCCGCCGTGAAATCGGCAGCTTCATCCTCGTGGGATTGGCCCTGTTCGGCGGCGCCACCACCCAACAGGTCGGTCTCCTGACCACGACCGTCACCAATTCCAGTTTCCTGACCGGGCTCTACGTCATCTTCGTGCCCGTCATCGCCGTCGTGCTTTACCGCCGTCATCCCCATTGGGTCATCTGGCCCTGCGCGCTGATGATGCTCGGCGGCATATTTCTCCTCTCCGGCGGCGCCTTCGAGACGCTGACGACAGGGGATATTCTCAGCATCATCTGCGCCTTCTTCTGGGCGATCCAGATCACGCTGGCAGGACGCTTCGTCTCCGAAAGCGGACGGCCGCTGGCGCTTTCCTGTACTCAGTTCGCGGTTTGCTCCCTTCTTAGTTGCATGATCGGTGTCGTGTTCGAACCCATCAGCATGGCGGCGATCGAAGCGTCGATGGTGGAAATTCTCTACGTCGGCCTCGTCTCTTCCGGCCTCGCCTTCGTGCTGCAGGTCATTGCCCAGCGTTACACCACGGCGCCGCAGGCCGCGATTTTCCTGTCTTCCGAGGCGCTTTTCGGCGCCCTGCTGGCCTCGATCTTCCTGAAGGAAACCATTTCCAGCGCCGGCTATGTCGGCTGCCTCATCATCTTCATCGCCATCCTGATCGTTGAACTCGTACCGGAACTGACACGCAAACGGCAAAAAACCATAACGGAAGCGGCCTGA
- a CDS encoding MBL fold metallo-hydrolase, whose translation MGKLQAGIIPVTPFEQNCTILFDQDTKEGVVVDPGGDVDVILQVVAENGITLKEIWLTHGHLDHAGGADELRAKLSLPVIGPHEDDRPLLERIEVQAEKYGISGLKNVVPDTWLKDGDKVSFGDHVFEVYHCPGHAPGHVIYYNRDQNFAHVGDVLFSGSVGRTDLPGGNHEQLMASIRDKLLPLGDDVGFICGHGPGGRLGDERLNNPYLKGL comes from the coding sequence ATGGGAAAGTTGCAGGCGGGCATTATTCCGGTCACGCCGTTCGAGCAGAACTGCACCATCCTGTTCGATCAGGATACCAAGGAAGGCGTCGTCGTCGATCCCGGTGGGGATGTGGACGTCATTCTGCAGGTCGTTGCTGAAAACGGTATCACGTTGAAGGAAATCTGGCTGACGCACGGGCATCTCGATCATGCCGGCGGTGCCGATGAACTGCGTGCAAAACTTTCCCTGCCGGTCATCGGGCCGCATGAGGATGACCGGCCGCTGCTGGAGAGGATCGAGGTGCAGGCTGAAAAGTACGGCATCAGTGGTCTGAAGAATGTCGTGCCGGACACATGGCTGAAGGATGGCGACAAGGTCTCCTTTGGAGATCACGTCTTCGAGGTCTATCATTGCCCAGGCCATGCGCCGGGCCACGTCATTTATTACAACCGCGACCAGAACTTCGCCCATGTCGGCGACGTGCTGTTTTCGGGATCGGTGGGGCGCACGGACCTGCCGGGCGGAAACCACGAGCAATTGATGGCATCCATTCGCGACAAGCTCCTGCCGCTGGGTGACGATGTCGGTTTCATCTGCGGCCATGGACCCGGTGGGCGGCTGGGTGATGAACGGCTCAACAACCCCTATCTCAAGGGGCTCTAA
- a CDS encoding LysR family transcriptional regulator VtlR, producing the protein MPLDWDKLRIFHAAAEAGSFTHAADKLHLSQSAISRQVSALEQDVGVKLFHRHARGLILTEQGELLYRTAHDVLLKLETVKMQLTETTEKPSGKLRVTTTVGLGQGWLTDKVQEFLQLYPEMSIQLILDNEELDVNMRHADCAIRLRQPQQSDLIQRKLFTVHMHVYAAPSYINRHGEPQSVEDLDNHRIISFGEPAPNYLLDVNWLENAGRSSDNTRIPHLQINSQTSIKRACLLGIGIACLPDYIVGRDPGLIQLSLAADIPSFDTYFCYPDEMKNAAKLKAFRDFIVAKARNWNF; encoded by the coding sequence ATGCCATTGGACTGGGATAAACTGCGCATTTTTCATGCCGCAGCCGAAGCGGGGTCTTTCACCCATGCTGCCGACAAGCTGCATTTGTCCCAGTCGGCCATCAGCCGTCAGGTCAGCGCGCTGGAGCAGGATGTCGGCGTCAAGCTGTTCCACCGCCATGCCCGCGGCCTGATTCTCACCGAACAGGGCGAGTTGCTGTATCGCACCGCCCACGACGTGCTGCTGAAGCTCGAAACCGTCAAGATGCAGCTCACCGAAACGACGGAGAAGCCGAGCGGCAAGCTGCGCGTGACGACAACAGTCGGTCTCGGCCAGGGCTGGCTGACGGACAAGGTGCAGGAATTCCTGCAGCTCTATCCGGAAATGTCGATCCAGCTCATCCTCGACAATGAGGAGCTGGACGTGAACATGCGCCACGCCGATTGCGCCATCCGCCTGCGCCAGCCACAGCAGTCGGACCTTATCCAGCGTAAGCTGTTCACGGTGCATATGCATGTCTATGCCGCGCCGTCCTACATCAATCGCCATGGCGAGCCGCAATCGGTCGAAGATCTCGACAACCACCGCATCATTTCCTTTGGCGAACCCGCGCCTAACTATTTGCTCGACGTTAACTGGCTGGAGAATGCCGGACGATCTTCCGACAACACGCGCATTCCACATCTGCAGATCAACAGCCAGACCTCGATCAAGCGCGCGTGCTTGTTGGGGATAGGTATCGCCTGTTTGCCGGATTATATCGTCGGTCGCGATCCTGGCCTCATCCAGCTGTCGCTCGCCGCAGATATTCCGTCATTCGATACCTATTTCTGCTATCCCGACGAAATGAAAAACGCGGCCAAGCTGAAGGCTTTCCGTGACTTCATCGTCGCCAAGGCGCGGAACTGGAACTTCTGA
- a CDS encoding DUF6220 domain-containing protein, translated as MATATGGSSHQRRIFVVVSAVVPVLIFAQVLLAGLSIYYDGSLLSVHKGLGVFIALPIVSLVVLALRDDDLRPNLTRSLVLLALYCLQVALMSIGRETGNGFLQALHVPNAFVMGAFSDFAARQARGLR; from the coding sequence ATGGCCACGGCGACGGGTGGATCATCTCACCAGCGCCGTATCTTTGTCGTGGTGTCGGCTGTGGTGCCGGTGCTGATTTTCGCGCAGGTGCTGCTGGCCGGGCTGTCGATCTATTATGACGGGTCGCTGCTTTCGGTGCACAAGGGGCTTGGCGTCTTCATCGCTCTTCCCATCGTCTCACTGGTGGTCCTGGCGCTGCGTGATGATGATCTGCGACCGAATCTTACCCGTTCTCTGGTGCTGCTTGCCCTCTATTGTCTGCAGGTGGCGTTGATGAGCATTGGCCGGGAAACGGGCAATGGTTTCCTGCAAGCGCTGCATGTGCCCAATGCCTTCGTCATGGGTGCGTTCTCAGATTTTGCCGCGCGGCAGGCCAGAGGCCTGCGCTGA
- a CDS encoding EAL domain-containing protein, which yields MAPKSIFSSLVREVDGTWSTAYQTFNLKSALQPIFRRTASGMLDIDSFEGLVRPHRNGDPVTPGEFFSLVASEDIENIDSILRTIHILNTGKLSRSRARIFVNFHPGLFQTPAKMRQEVERMRLTAHEAGMTADRIVCEISEKKASDTQMVADFAYHMHDIGFRVALDDYGAGDSDIDRVKLIKPDYVKFEAGWVRDFMQNSAGAALLRVIVRQFREDGIEPVFEGLETSWQVDLCEDLGVLLMQGYVLAKPELAPTSFDTRFPELGSEYFAPSRTERNTTAPAFSREDRAPDPHPLRQVRTFGKRGL from the coding sequence ATGGCGCCCAAAAGCATCTTTTCCAGTCTTGTCCGCGAGGTCGATGGCACATGGTCCACGGCCTACCAAACCTTCAACCTGAAATCGGCCCTGCAGCCGATTTTCCGTCGCACGGCAAGCGGCATGCTGGACATCGATTCCTTCGAGGGTCTGGTGCGGCCCCACCGCAACGGCGATCCGGTAACGCCGGGCGAATTCTTCTCGCTTGTGGCATCTGAAGACATCGAAAATATCGACAGTATCCTGCGCACGATCCATATTCTCAACACCGGCAAGCTCAGCCGATCCCGCGCCCGCATCTTCGTCAATTTCCATCCGGGCCTGTTCCAGACCCCGGCCAAGATGCGGCAAGAAGTAGAGCGCATGCGGCTGACCGCCCATGAGGCCGGCATGACGGCGGACCGCATCGTCTGCGAAATCTCCGAGAAAAAGGCCTCCGACACCCAGATGGTCGCCGACTTCGCATATCACATGCACGATATCGGTTTCCGCGTGGCGCTGGACGACTATGGCGCCGGCGATTCCGACATCGACCGCGTGAAGCTCATCAAGCCGGATTACGTGAAATTCGAAGCGGGCTGGGTGCGTGATTTCATGCAGAATTCGGCCGGCGCCGCCCTTCTGCGCGTCATCGTCCGCCAGTTCCGCGAGGACGGGATAGAGCCAGTATTCGAAGGACTTGAAACGAGCTGGCAGGTCGATCTGTGCGAAGACCTCGGCGTCCTGCTGATGCAGGGCTATGTTCTGGCAAAACCCGAACTCGCACCGACAAGTTTCGATACACGCTTCCCGGAGCTCGGAAGCGAATATTTCGCCCCTTCAAGGACGGAGAGAAACACTACGGCACCGGCATTTTCCCGGGAAGACCGCGCGCCCGATCCGCATCCGCTGCGCCAGGTCAGGACCTTCGGAAAACGCGGCCTCTGA
- a CDS encoding DUF2188 domain-containing protein: MTKVVYEIVEHDGGFAYRMNGAYSETFPTYADAVEAARIVAAEQQVGGDDEEISYQDERGQWHEEYSQGGDRPEAEVVDKTTDQARPF, from the coding sequence ATGACCAAAGTGGTGTATGAAATCGTCGAGCATGACGGAGGCTTCGCCTACCGCATGAACGGCGCCTATTCCGAAACTTTCCCGACCTATGCCGATGCCGTCGAAGCAGCCCGCATCGTCGCCGCCGAACAGCAGGTGGGCGGCGATGACGAGGAAATCAGCTATCAGGACGAGCGCGGCCAGTGGCACGAGGAATATAGCCAGGGCGGCGACCGGCCGGAAGCCGAGGTGGTGGACAAGACAACGGATCAGGCCAGACCGTTTTGA